From Flavobacterium arcticum, the proteins below share one genomic window:
- a CDS encoding CoA-binding protein — MNTIKKTLVIGASTNPDRYSNRAVKLLKQHHHPVLAIGNQEGDIEGVVIEKEQLPFKDIDTVTLYVNPVRQKEYYDYIISLNPKRVVFNPGTENPEFYSLLEQHNIFVDIGCTLVMLTTNQY, encoded by the coding sequence CTTCTACAAATCCTGATCGCTATTCAAACAGAGCGGTAAAATTGCTAAAACAGCACCATCATCCTGTTCTTGCTATAGGTAATCAAGAGGGGGATATTGAAGGAGTTGTTATAGAAAAGGAACAATTGCCGTTTAAAGATATAGATACGGTAACACTTTATGTAAACCCTGTTCGTCAAAAAGAATATTACGATTATATTATAAGTTTAAATCCTAAACGCGTAGTGTTTAATCCAGGTACAGAGAACCCTGAATTTTATTCGTTATTAGAACAACACAATATATTTGTAGATATTGGCTGTACGCTGGTTATGCTCACTACAAATCAGTATTAA